From a region of the Cytophagia bacterium CHB2 genome:
- a CDS encoding glycosyltransferase family 9 protein → MQLSDIKFDCRHFRGDIPCAPNKLRDQVCSACDEYDPIRTRILIIKLGAIGDVIRTTPLLQRFREEYPGAHISWVTLTPEILPASRIDKIYKFDFKAIYALTHLEFDIAVNLDKDVEACALLHDVTAAHKFGFSLEHSRLTALNAAAEDKLITGAFDNISKQNRKSYLEEIFAICGFEFKKEPYVLELKDRLEAGWQELRERAAGRKIIGLNTGCGKRWLTRLWPETYWIELIKKLQEANQFPLLLGGPEEDGQNRTLAQKSGATYLGTFPLQQFLSLTAQCDVVVTAVTMMMHIALGLRKPLVLFNNIFNPHEFELYGNGVMVQPESGCDCYFGNTCRRARHCMLDLPVATVFNAIQEMSHRAGEPVSSRML, encoded by the coding sequence GCGACCAAGTCTGCTCGGCGTGTGATGAATACGATCCCATCCGCACACGCATTCTCATCATCAAGCTGGGCGCAATCGGAGATGTGATTCGCACCACGCCACTGTTGCAGCGTTTTCGTGAAGAATATCCCGGCGCGCATATTTCCTGGGTCACGCTCACCCCCGAAATTTTGCCGGCCTCCCGCATCGACAAAATTTACAAATTCGATTTCAAAGCGATCTATGCCCTGACGCATCTGGAATTCGACATTGCGGTTAATTTGGACAAAGATGTGGAAGCTTGCGCCTTGCTGCACGACGTGACTGCCGCCCACAAATTTGGCTTCAGCCTCGAACACAGCCGGCTCACGGCGTTGAATGCCGCAGCAGAAGACAAACTCATCACCGGCGCGTTTGACAACATCTCGAAGCAAAATCGTAAAAGTTATTTGGAAGAGATTTTCGCCATCTGCGGATTTGAATTCAAAAAAGAACCGTATGTTCTGGAGCTGAAAGACCGTCTTGAAGCGGGTTGGCAGGAATTGCGTGAACGCGCGGCCGGACGTAAAATTATCGGCCTCAACACCGGTTGCGGCAAGCGCTGGCTCACGCGTTTGTGGCCGGAAACCTACTGGATCGAGTTGATCAAAAAATTGCAGGAAGCGAACCAATTTCCCTTGTTGCTCGGCGGCCCGGAGGAAGACGGGCAAAATCGCACGCTTGCGCAAAAATCCGGCGCGACATATTTGGGAACGTTTCCTTTGCAGCAATTTCTTTCGCTCACCGCGCAATGCGACGTTGTCGTCACCGCCGTCACCATGATGATGCACATCGCGCTGGGTCTGCGCAAGCCGTTGGTGCTTTTCAACAACATATTCAATCCTCATGAATTCGAGTTGTACGGCAACGGCGTGATGGTGCAACCGGAATCCGGTTGCGATTGTTACTTCGGCAACACCTGTCGGCGCGCCCGCCATTGCATGCTCGATCTGCCGGTGGCAACCGTGTTCAATGCCATTCAGGAGATGTCGCATCGCGCCGGCGAGCCTGTGTCGAGCCGGATGTTATGA
- a CDS encoding glycosyltransferase → MKIAYLSTFYPFRGGIAQFNASLYRELEKHHEIRAFTFTRQYPHLLFPGATQYVTPADKVDEIPAQPILDSINPLSYRKTAALMRAYAPDLVLTKFWMPFFAPSLGYVAGKLRRRGATAIAIIDNLIPHEQRPGDMLLVRYFLRRYDGFIVMSKTVERDLLRLQPEARYTLKPHPLYDHFGATLPTVDARQKLGLPCDKKIILFFGFIRGYKGLDNLIRATAFLPDDYCVVIAGEMYGDFSSYQTLIDETQTAKRIKLFVRYIDDAEVPAFFSAADVCVLPYKSATQSGIVQIAFNFNLPVIVTNVGGLAEMVENGETGLVADSPTPQELAAKIRFYFENRLEQNMRQAIAQKREHFSWGGFAEAVMELYGKVRISSSI, encoded by the coding sequence ATGAAGATCGCCTACCTCTCCACGTTTTATCCTTTTCGCGGCGGCATTGCGCAATTCAACGCTTCGTTGTATCGTGAACTCGAAAAGCATCATGAGATACGCGCATTCACTTTCACACGGCAGTATCCGCATTTGCTTTTTCCCGGCGCGACGCAATATGTCACACCCGCTGACAAAGTCGACGAGATTCCGGCGCAGCCGATTTTGGACAGCATCAATCCGCTTTCCTATCGTAAAACCGCCGCGCTGATGCGCGCCTATGCGCCGGATCTTGTTCTCACCAAGTTTTGGATGCCGTTTTTTGCACCCAGCCTAGGTTATGTTGCCGGCAAACTGCGCCGCCGCGGCGCAACGGCCATTGCCATTATCGATAATCTTATTCCGCACGAACAGCGCCCGGGCGATATGCTGTTGGTACGATACTTCCTTCGGCGTTACGACGGCTTCATCGTGATGAGCAAAACCGTGGAGCGCGATTTGTTGAGGCTGCAGCCTGAAGCGCGTTACACACTCAAACCGCATCCGCTTTACGATCATTTTGGCGCAACGCTGCCAACTGTGGATGCCCGTCAAAAATTGGGGCTGCCTTGTGATAAAAAAATCATTCTCTTTTTCGGTTTCATCCGGGGCTATAAAGGCCTGGATAATCTCATTCGCGCCACCGCTTTCCTGCCGGATGATTATTGCGTGGTGATTGCCGGCGAGATGTACGGCGATTTTTCTTCTTATCAAACCTTGATTGATGAAACGCAAACCGCTAAACGAATCAAATTGTTTGTGAGATATATTGACGACGCCGAAGTGCCGGCGTTTTTTTCCGCGGCAGATGTTTGTGTGTTGCCCTACAAATCCGCCACCCAAAGCGGCATCGTGCAAATTGCGTTTAACTTCAATCTGCCTGTAATCGTCACCAACGTCGGTGGGCTGGCTGAAATGGTGGAAAACGGCGAAACCGGGCTGGTGGCGGATTCACCAACGCCGCAAGAGCTGGCCGCGAAGATTCGTTTTTACTTCGAAAATAGACTGGAGCAGAACATGCGGCAGGCCATCGCGCAGAAGCGAGAGCATTTCAGTTGGGGGGGATTTGCGGAAGCGGTGATGGAGTTGTATGGCAAAGTTCGGATTTCATCTTCTATCTGA